A region from the Halopiger aswanensis genome encodes:
- a CDS encoding Bug family tripartite tricarboxylate transporter substrate binding protein, translating into MTIKDTSRREFLAAGAVGLAGTAAYTAQARGIMGVFDETQITAVVPWSQGGGTDRSIRVTTPTWSELLDIDFVVENHPGGSTQVGGEELYNADADGFTLAMWNMPQMQATWLFQNAPYRIDDFDYLGTHHWDPTMWFAPPDSPYSDLKEFVEYARENDATVGITAAIGNTALSALLVEETFDLDLTIVNMGGGSGVRQAVLAGDIDAGVNQPWAFNPDHVDDVIALGSHTAEQQELWPPAPSFAELGLEEIPLVEEGLGQWKLVVLPGGVREQHPDRFEALSESYAAVFDDEAFRARTEEQGGLDEIIDYRGPDETRQEVEDTAAFMEEYADVIESFIYDQ; encoded by the coding sequence ATGACAATAAAAGACACTAGTCGACGGGAGTTTCTCGCGGCTGGGGCCGTCGGACTGGCGGGAACGGCAGCGTACACCGCCCAGGCCCGCGGTATAATGGGCGTGTTCGACGAGACCCAGATTACGGCGGTTGTTCCGTGGTCGCAGGGCGGAGGTACCGACCGGTCGATCCGCGTTACGACGCCGACGTGGTCCGAATTACTCGATATCGATTTCGTCGTCGAAAACCATCCAGGCGGTTCGACGCAGGTCGGGGGCGAGGAGCTGTACAATGCCGACGCCGACGGGTTTACGCTTGCGATGTGGAACATGCCCCAGATGCAGGCGACGTGGCTGTTCCAGAATGCGCCGTACCGGATCGACGACTTCGACTATCTCGGCACTCACCACTGGGATCCGACGATGTGGTTCGCACCGCCCGACAGCCCGTACAGCGATCTCAAGGAATTCGTCGAGTACGCCCGCGAAAACGACGCAACCGTCGGCATTACGGCCGCGATCGGCAACACGGCGCTGTCCGCGTTGCTCGTCGAGGAGACCTTTGACCTCGATCTGACCATCGTCAATATGGGCGGCGGCTCCGGCGTCCGACAGGCCGTCCTCGCAGGCGACATCGACGCCGGCGTCAATCAACCCTGGGCGTTCAACCCCGACCACGTCGACGACGTGATCGCACTCGGATCACACACCGCCGAGCAACAGGAGCTGTGGCCGCCCGCGCCGTCGTTCGCCGAACTCGGGCTGGAGGAAATCCCGCTGGTCGAGGAGGGGCTCGGGCAGTGGAAACTGGTCGTGTTACCCGGCGGGGTTCGCGAGCAGCATCCCGACCGATTCGAGGCGCTCTCGGAGAGCTACGCCGCGGTATTCGACGACGAGGCGTTTCGGGCCCGAACCGAAGAACAGGGTGGCCTCGACGAGATCATCGATTACCGCGGTCCCGACGAGACGAGACAGGAGGTCGAGGATACTGCCGCGTTCATGGAGGAGTACGCCGACGTGATCGAGTCCTTCATTTACGACCAGTAG
- a CDS encoding class I SAM-dependent methyltransferase: MSDVESFIRFCESEFGTTVMDREAAYVKQHVGTDDRILDVGCGIGSLEERFPDHEMIGIDRSKAMIQAARDRVSAPLVLGDATALPIATASVDAVVFVSTLEFIPDSDAVLAEATRVLASEGVLVALVLNTRSEYVRSNLQREGSYFQRMVHRDSEALTDTILEYVEGEQEFFLGISDEQVFESADPSNAAISAVVGTPTE, from the coding sequence ATGAGCGACGTAGAGAGTTTCATTCGATTTTGTGAGAGTGAGTTCGGGACGACGGTCATGGACCGCGAGGCCGCGTATGTGAAACAGCACGTCGGTACGGACGACCGGATTCTGGACGTTGGATGCGGCATCGGCTCGCTCGAAGAACGCTTTCCCGATCACGAAATGATCGGGATAGACCGCTCAAAGGCGATGATCCAGGCAGCACGGGATCGAGTTTCTGCACCGCTTGTTCTCGGTGATGCGACCGCGCTCCCTATCGCAACCGCGTCCGTTGATGCTGTCGTTTTCGTCTCGACGCTCGAATTCATTCCCGATAGCGATGCTGTGCTAGCTGAGGCGACTCGTGTCCTCGCGTCTGAGGGTGTCCTCGTGGCACTCGTGTTGAACACACGTTCCGAGTACGTTCGATCGAATCTCCAGCGAGAAGGTTCCTACTTCCAGCGGATGGTCCACCGGGATTCTGAGGCTTTGACAGACACGATTCTGGAATACGTCGAGGGCGAGCAGGAGTTCTTCTTGGGTATCTCCGACGAGCAAGTCTTCGAGAGCGCAGACCCATCGAACGCTGCGATCTCAGCGGTCGTTGGGACTCCGACTGAGTGA
- a CDS encoding cysteine desulfurase family protein codes for MIYLDHAATTEPHEEVIAAMQPSLEDHYCNPSAIYATAEADAVHNARTAVADLLSTSARNIVFTGGGSEADNLALKGAVDAADGQHVVTTTIEHSAVVETANWLGDHGIDVTRVTPGRDGRVDPADVAAAIQPDTAVVSVMHANNETGVIQPLEAIGEITDEHDVVFHSDTVQSAGKIPIDVDALGLDLASLSAHKFYGPKGVGALYVRDGIELEPIIHGGGQERGLRSGTENVPGIVGMGKAAELAVEDLAERRERLAELRDELVATLQTETDATLVGHPDRRLPGYAMMGFPELSGADLVQAFADRDIAVSSGSACHSNDRSPSRVLMEMGIDTNLAFGAVRFSLGRNTAREDIQYVKDQLGHVLEEARR; via the coding sequence ATGATCTACTTGGACCACGCCGCGACGACGGAACCGCACGAGGAGGTCATCGCCGCAATGCAGCCGTCTCTCGAAGATCACTACTGCAATCCATCGGCGATCTATGCGACCGCTGAGGCTGACGCGGTTCACAACGCACGAACAGCAGTCGCTGATCTCCTCAGCACGAGTGCTCGGAACATCGTGTTCACGGGCGGAGGAAGCGAAGCGGACAACCTCGCGCTCAAAGGGGCCGTCGATGCGGCTGACGGGCAACACGTCGTCACCACGACTATCGAACACTCAGCGGTGGTCGAGACGGCCAACTGGCTGGGAGACCACGGTATCGATGTAACGCGGGTGACTCCCGGCCGGGACGGCCGCGTCGATCCAGCCGACGTCGCAGCTGCGATTCAACCGGACACAGCCGTCGTCTCCGTTATGCACGCCAACAATGAAACCGGGGTCATCCAGCCGCTGGAGGCTATCGGCGAAATCACCGACGAACACGACGTGGTGTTCCACTCGGATACGGTCCAGTCAGCGGGGAAGATTCCAATCGACGTCGATGCACTCGGACTCGACTTGGCGAGCCTCAGCGCGCACAAGTTCTATGGCCCGAAAGGCGTGGGCGCACTGTACGTCCGTGACGGTATCGAACTGGAGCCGATAATCCACGGAGGCGGTCAAGAACGGGGACTCCGCAGCGGGACGGAAAACGTCCCGGGGATTGTTGGGATGGGGAAAGCTGCTGAACTCGCCGTGGAGGACCTGGCGGAACGGAGAGAACGTCTAGCCGAACTCCGTGACGAACTCGTCGCGACACTCCAGACCGAAACCGATGCGACCCTCGTCGGTCATCCGGATCGGCGACTCCCTGGCTACGCGATGATGGGATTCCCTGAATTGTCGGGGGCGGATCTCGTTCAGGCGTTTGCCGACCGCGACATCGCGGTGTCGAGCGGGTCTGCGTGCCACTCCAATGATCGGTCTCCCTCTCGGGTCCTAATGGAGATGGGCATCGATACGAACCTAGCATTTGGCGCGGTTCGGTTCTCACTGGGCCGTAACACGGCGAGAGAGGACATCCAGTACGTCAAAGACCAACTCGGACACGTTCTCGAGGAGGCCAGGAGATGA
- a CDS encoding DsrE family protein yields the protein MHLGIILETNDPERVWNGFRLANTALDEGHTVEVFLLGDGVEAPDLEHEKFNPRGVMRKYTQNGGDLFACGTCLDSRDIDPNDLRPRSTMGDCLRIVEDADEVLTIG from the coding sequence ATGCACCTCGGAATCATCCTCGAGACGAACGACCCCGAGCGCGTCTGGAACGGATTTCGACTGGCGAACACCGCACTGGACGAGGGACATACCGTCGAAGTGTTCCTCCTCGGGGATGGCGTCGAAGCGCCCGACCTCGAGCACGAGAAGTTCAACCCACGCGGAGTCATGCGGAAGTACACGCAAAACGGCGGGGACCTCTTCGCCTGTGGTACCTGCCTCGACTCTCGTGACATCGATCCCAACGACCTCAGGCCCCGTTCGACGATGGGTGACTGCCTTCGTATCGTCGAAGACGCCGACGAAGTGCTGACCATCGGCTGA
- a CDS encoding helix-turn-helix domain-containing protein, with protein MSLYEASFRVKHECPYREISERHPDLTIREWYLSDCQVLEITSSETPTDDLLEEIDSLGTILHRSIDDSGLHVVTQACLCSLEGSIIDRFEEYNCLYQPPTIHRQGWEHYSVIAFDEADVRALIRDLESDRDIDVLSKTAIEEQQIPHSMLAPVDQLFEDLTDRQLAALRLALESGYYEQPRKTSLRELAERTSVARSTYEEHLRKAENKLLTNAGEFLRLVTATSTGDPLHVEQPRTPEQSAD; from the coding sequence ATGAGCCTGTACGAGGCCTCGTTCCGGGTGAAACACGAGTGTCCCTATCGGGAGATTTCGGAACGGCACCCGGACCTCACGATACGCGAGTGGTATCTGAGCGACTGCCAGGTGCTCGAGATCACGTCCTCGGAAACCCCGACGGACGACCTGCTCGAGGAGATCGACAGTCTAGGAACGATCCTGCATCGATCGATCGACGACTCCGGGTTGCACGTCGTCACGCAGGCGTGTCTCTGTTCGCTGGAGGGGTCGATTATCGACCGGTTCGAGGAGTACAACTGCCTGTACCAGCCGCCGACGATCCACCGACAGGGCTGGGAGCACTACTCGGTGATCGCGTTCGACGAGGCCGACGTTCGAGCGCTGATTCGGGACCTCGAGTCCGACCGAGACATCGACGTTCTCTCGAAGACCGCCATCGAGGAACAGCAGATCCCGCACAGCATGTTGGCCCCCGTCGATCAGCTCTTCGAGGATCTCACCGACCGACAGCTGGCGGCGCTCCGGTTGGCCCTCGAAAGCGGGTACTACGAACAGCCCCGGAAGACGTCGCTACGCGAGTTGGCCGAGCGGACATCCGTTGCTCGCTCGACGTACGAGGAGCACCTTCGAAAAGCTGAGAACAAACTCCTCACGAACGCGGGCGAGTTCCTACGGTTGGTGACGGCGACGTCCACGGGAGATCCGCTGCACGTCGAGCAACCACGGACGCCCGAACAGAGCGCCGACTGA
- a CDS encoding MBL fold metallo-hydrolase codes for MTEVTPDELSGRLQADGDDVLVLDIRHQADYDEWHIPNSVNVDVYDELQDDPETARDALEDLPEEKEIVTVCAAGVVSQTATDVLREMGYDAATLTDGMNGWSRVHRSAPVETDLDGTLVQVARPGKGCLSHVLISDGEAAVLDPSHYLDEYDAILEEHDADLVGVFDTHAHADHVSGGAELAERHDVPYYLHPKDALAIDATPVEDEATIEVGTVDVDVIHTPGHSEGSVSFDLEGEALLTGDTLFHESVGRVELGVEAGIEESDVEGNAATLYESLQRLLDRPADAVVLPAHDPEAPEPPVTATLGDVKAQNADLNRDREEFVETLASDIPDHPPNFERVKRTNVGQEDVPDDELSELELGPNRCAAE; via the coding sequence ATGACAGAAGTGACTCCGGACGAACTCAGTGGACGATTGCAGGCCGACGGGGACGACGTTCTCGTCCTCGACATTCGGCACCAAGCGGACTACGACGAATGGCATATCCCGAACAGCGTCAACGTAGACGTCTACGACGAACTACAGGACGATCCGGAGACGGCAAGGGATGCCCTCGAAGACCTGCCGGAAGAGAAAGAGATCGTCACCGTCTGCGCCGCGGGAGTCGTCTCACAGACGGCGACGGACGTCCTGCGAGAGATGGGGTACGATGCCGCGACGCTCACCGATGGGATGAACGGGTGGAGCCGCGTCCACCGGAGCGCGCCCGTTGAAACCGATCTCGACGGGACGCTCGTTCAGGTCGCCCGTCCCGGGAAGGGCTGTCTCTCGCACGTCCTGATTTCGGACGGCGAAGCCGCCGTGCTCGATCCCTCCCACTACCTCGACGAGTACGATGCAATCCTCGAGGAGCACGACGCCGACCTCGTCGGCGTCTTCGACACGCACGCGCACGCCGACCACGTCTCCGGAGGTGCGGAGCTTGCCGAGCGTCACGACGTTCCCTACTACCTCCATCCGAAAGACGCGCTCGCGATCGACGCGACCCCGGTCGAAGACGAAGCGACGATCGAAGTCGGGACCGTTGACGTCGACGTGATCCACACGCCGGGACACAGCGAGGGCAGCGTCTCGTTCGATCTCGAGGGCGAGGCCCTGCTCACGGGCGATACGCTGTTCCACGAGAGCGTCGGCCGCGTCGAACTCGGTGTCGAAGCCGGGATCGAAGAGTCCGACGTCGAAGGGAATGCGGCGACGCTCTACGAGAGCCTCCAGCGCTTGCTGGATCGACCGGCTGACGCCGTCGTCCTGCCGGCACACGACCCCGAAGCACCCGAACCACCGGTAACTGCGACACTCGGTGACGTCAAAGCGCAAAACGCGGATCTCAACCGTGACCGTGAAGAGTTCGTCGAGACACTCGCCTCGGACATCCCGGACCATCCGCCGAACTTCGAGCGCGTCAAGCGCACGAACGTCGGGCAGGAGGACGTCCCCGACGACGAACTATCCGAGCTCGAACTGGGCCCTAACCGCTGTGCAGCCGAGTAA
- a CDS encoding MFS transporter, whose translation MSGQTDLTQGIREHLGQFSLHVLLVFATGLTIGSERTVVPVLGEEVLGVESFFVIGSFVVSFGFVKALLNLYAGKWGEEYGRKPVLVLGWLTALPIPVILIYAPSWSWITVGNILLGINQALTWSMAINAKIDLASPDQRGLAVGIDEAFGYTGVAAGAWITGVIAGQTSLRPEPFYFLAAVVVLAFLISIFLIKETVHLAQLEGDDDHHDANLPFNEVLKRATYGDKTLFAAAQAGHIENFVDTLFWIAVPLYLTSQGLAIEAVGVVVGVHSAMYFLQIGTGGLADRIGRRPPVVVGMFIAGAGVLGMVFVDSYLPWAVLSGISGLGMALLYPNLMTVPSDAAHPTWRSAGMGVYRMWRDSGYGIGAILIGLTMQFVNTEAAFYMTAILMFVSGAVVFLWMEETHPDFGTHEPPAPATEPPRQPTSED comes from the coding sequence ATGAGTGGACAAACCGACCTGACGCAGGGCATTCGCGAGCACCTCGGACAGTTCTCGCTGCACGTTCTGCTGGTGTTCGCGACGGGGCTGACGATCGGCTCTGAGCGCACGGTCGTCCCCGTGTTGGGCGAGGAGGTGCTCGGCGTCGAGTCGTTCTTCGTCATCGGCTCGTTCGTCGTCTCCTTCGGCTTCGTCAAGGCGCTGCTCAACCTCTACGCCGGCAAGTGGGGCGAGGAGTACGGCCGCAAGCCGGTGCTCGTGCTCGGCTGGCTCACCGCCCTGCCGATCCCGGTGATCCTCATCTATGCGCCGAGCTGGAGCTGGATCACCGTCGGGAACATCCTGCTGGGGATCAACCAGGCGCTGACCTGGAGCATGGCGATCAACGCCAAGATCGACCTCGCGAGTCCCGACCAGCGCGGGCTCGCCGTCGGCATCGACGAGGCCTTCGGCTATACCGGCGTCGCCGCAGGCGCGTGGATCACCGGCGTCATCGCCGGCCAGACCAGTCTCCGGCCCGAGCCGTTCTACTTCCTCGCGGCCGTCGTGGTGCTGGCGTTCCTCATCTCGATCTTCCTGATCAAAGAGACAGTTCACCTCGCGCAACTGGAGGGCGACGACGACCACCACGATGCGAACCTGCCGTTCAACGAGGTCCTGAAGCGCGCGACCTATGGCGACAAGACGCTGTTCGCGGCGGCGCAGGCCGGCCACATCGAGAACTTCGTGGACACGCTGTTCTGGATCGCCGTCCCGCTGTATCTCACGAGTCAGGGCCTCGCGATAGAGGCCGTCGGCGTCGTCGTCGGCGTTCACAGCGCGATGTACTTCCTCCAGATCGGGACCGGCGGTCTCGCCGACCGCATCGGTCGCCGCCCGCCCGTCGTCGTGGGGATGTTCATCGCCGGTGCTGGCGTCCTCGGGATGGTGTTCGTCGATAGCTACCTTCCGTGGGCCGTTCTATCCGGGATCTCTGGCCTGGGGATGGCGCTGCTCTACCCGAACCTGATGACGGTCCCGAGCGACGCGGCCCATCCGACCTGGCGGTCGGCGGGCATGGGCGTCTACCGGATGTGGCGTGACTCGGGCTACGGCATCGGCGCGATCCTGATCGGCCTCACGATGCAGTTCGTGAACACCGAAGCTGCGTTCTACATGACTGCGATCCTGATGTTCGTCTCGGGGGCAGTCGTGTTCCTATGGATGGAAGAGACCCATCCCGACTTTGGTACTCACGAACCTCCGGCGCCTGCGACGGAACCACCTAGACAACCGACATCTGAAGACTGA
- a CDS encoding DUF7344 domain-containing protein, whose amino-acid sequence MSEMPSEPVKNQHNTVDITLEALSHEYRFQLLRCLREESPIEAVIPHVIDGMEGDPEIEAVEIEMYHHHLPKLEREGFIKWEREHDQVRKGPEFDRIEKLFDRLTEDKNDEPVFR is encoded by the coding sequence ATGAGCGAGATGCCGTCCGAACCAGTCAAGAACCAGCATAATACAGTTGATATCACCTTGGAGGCCCTCTCTCACGAATATCGCTTTCAGCTTTTACGGTGCCTCCGTGAAGAAAGCCCGATAGAAGCCGTTATCCCTCACGTCATTGACGGCATGGAGGGCGATCCGGAGATAGAAGCGGTGGAAATTGAGATGTATCATCATCACCTACCGAAACTCGAAAGAGAGGGATTCATCAAGTGGGAGCGAGAGCACGATCAAGTGAGGAAAGGGCCGGAATTTGATAGAATCGAGAAGTTATTCGACCGGTTAACCGAAGACAAAAACGACGAACCCGTATTTAGATAG
- a CDS encoding COG1361 family protein: MTGVQETPFRRVRPPSYELTVQPGSGVMFEIDHDAGSEQSPEWHINGDSKGLSLGPWFSTYHQYTGNEFWQYTVEKDCRVTAVLDWDGAGGNTVAWTINTDSAGLAPPQIRDTRPSTAERRILEPNTTLECEMDVTDPDGNLDRVVWWALAADIILDITSVSGREDTARITPSSEDIVQEGVTAWVISENGLITSSNRWAFARPDPDSQFTITGVETNSPIGGGETLEVDATIRNTGRESGGTLVDLIIGHDPKRVSTQSVGADPGEETEVTLEFEAGQPSGGREVFPGRVATRNDTHDFTIVVTEDDSSDGNEDGPTPATFVVQEMTTNSPVGGGENLLVETTIQNIGDETGRTDIQLIVGHSPQVEDSTMRTLEPGESATFTLVFQAGQPSGGREEFPVMVDTGADSATRTVAVVSGNEDGSEDGPTPATFAVQEMTTNSPVGGGENLLVETTIQNIGDETGRTDIQLIVGHSPQVEDSTMRTLEPGESATFTLTFQTGQPSGGREEFPVVVDTGADSATRTVTVVD, encoded by the coding sequence GTGACCGGTGTGCAGGAAACGCCGTTTCGGCGTGTTCGCCCGCCATCCTATGAGCTCACCGTACAACCCGGCTCGGGAGTGATGTTCGAGATTGACCACGACGCCGGTTCCGAACAAAGTCCTGAATGGCACATCAACGGGGATTCTAAAGGACTCTCGTTGGGCCCATGGTTCAGTACGTACCACCAGTACACCGGCAATGAGTTCTGGCAGTACACTGTTGAGAAGGACTGCCGCGTAACCGCCGTTCTCGACTGGGATGGGGCGGGCGGGAATACCGTCGCCTGGACGATCAATACCGATTCAGCCGGGCTTGCACCACCACAGATTCGCGACACGCGACCCTCGACAGCTGAACGCCGGATCCTTGAACCCAATACTACGCTAGAATGTGAAATGGATGTGACCGACCCTGATGGTAACTTGGATCGCGTCGTGTGGTGGGCACTGGCAGCCGACATCATACTAGATATTACGTCCGTCTCCGGGCGGGAGGACACTGCGCGGATCACTCCGTCGTCGGAAGACATCGTTCAAGAAGGTGTTACGGCGTGGGTGATTAGTGAGAATGGGCTAATCACCAGTTCAAACCGATGGGCGTTTGCCCGCCCTGACCCGGACTCCCAATTTACTATTACGGGCGTAGAAACGAATTCACCAATTGGCGGGGGTGAAACGCTCGAAGTGGACGCTACAATCCGAAATACGGGTAGGGAAAGCGGTGGGACGCTGGTCGATCTCATCATCGGTCATGATCCAAAACGTGTCTCGACACAGAGCGTCGGCGCCGACCCCGGCGAAGAAACCGAGGTCACCCTTGAGTTTGAAGCGGGCCAGCCCTCGGGTGGTCGGGAAGTGTTCCCCGGCAGAGTTGCGACGAGGAATGATACACACGACTTCACGATTGTCGTCACCGAAGATGATAGCTCGGACGGAAACGAGGATGGTCCAACCCCCGCAACGTTCGTCGTGCAGGAAATGACTACTAATTCCCCGGTCGGCGGCGGCGAAAACCTCCTTGTTGAGACGACGATTCAAAACATCGGCGATGAAACGGGACGGACAGATATTCAGCTTATCGTCGGACACAGCCCGCAGGTGGAAGATAGTACGATGCGAACGCTCGAGCCCGGCGAATCTGCGACGTTCACACTGGTCTTTCAGGCGGGGCAGCCATCGGGCGGCCGAGAAGAATTCCCCGTGATGGTGGATACAGGTGCCGATTCAGCCACGCGGACTGTCGCCGTTGTTAGTGGAAACGAGGATGGATCTGAAGACGGTCCAACCCCCGCAACGTTCGCCGTTCAGGAAATGACCACTAATTCTCCGGTCGGCGGCGGAGAAAACCTCCTTGTTGAGACGACGATTCAAAATATCGGCGATGAAACGGGACGGACGGATATCCAGCTTATCGTTGGGCATAGCCCACAGGTGGAAGATAGCACGATGCGAACGCTCGAACCCGGTGAATCCGCGACGTTCACGTTGACGTTTCAGACGGGGCAGCCATCGGGCGGTCGGGAGGAGTTCCCCGTGGTGGTGGATACGGGCGCCGATTCGGCCACGCGAACCGTCACCGTTGTTGATTGA
- a CDS encoding PadR family transcriptional regulator, protein MHDLTGFQRDLLYVIAGADQPSGQTVKEEVEKYYSSEINHGRLYPNLDTLVNKELVEKGQLDRRTNYYAITEAGTEMIHERREWEGQYVDF, encoded by the coding sequence ATGCACGACCTCACCGGTTTCCAACGCGACCTCCTGTATGTGATCGCAGGCGCTGACCAACCGTCCGGGCAAACCGTCAAGGAAGAAGTAGAGAAGTACTACAGTTCCGAGATCAATCACGGTCGCCTATATCCAAACCTCGATACCCTCGTCAACAAAGAATTAGTCGAGAAAGGCCAACTCGATCGCCGGACGAACTACTATGCTATCACTGAGGCAGGGACAGAAATGATCCACGAGCGACGAGAGTGGGAGGGCCAATACGTTGATTTCTGA
- a CDS encoding PIN domain-containing protein: protein MSQLVADASALVSLGIVADDDPDPLSICLAQYEVVVPTVVIEELREIASYDDAHGRAAATVLERTEAFETRTTDLDAEFPLDDGENAAVSLANELDAALFLCDEFNQLGLIHASLADTRLVTTPTLLSVLVRTEQLSAAEAQKLLDEISVARSWDSNSYVQRARSLLEES from the coding sequence ATGTCGCAGCTAGTTGCAGACGCTTCCGCCCTCGTCAGTCTCGGGATCGTTGCTGATGACGATCCTGATCCACTCTCGATCTGTTTGGCCCAGTATGAGGTTGTCGTCCCAACGGTGGTCATCGAGGAACTTCGGGAGATCGCTTCGTACGATGACGCGCATGGTCGTGCCGCAGCTACCGTACTCGAGCGAACTGAAGCATTCGAGACACGGACGACCGACCTCGACGCTGAATTCCCGCTCGATGATGGCGAGAACGCTGCTGTCTCCCTCGCGAATGAACTCGATGCTGCACTGTTTCTCTGTGACGAGTTCAACCAACTCGGCTTGATTCACGCGTCACTCGCTGATACCCGACTTGTGACGACGCCGACGCTGCTCTCGGTCCTCGTTCGAACCGAACAGCTGTCAGCTGCCGAGGCCCAGAAGCTTCTCGACGAGATCAGCGTCGCTCGCAGTTGGGACTCGAACAGCTACGTGCAACGGGCCCGCTCGTTGCTCGAGGAGTCCTAA
- a CDS encoding PadR family transcriptional regulator, which translates to MYDLTAFQRDLLYVIAGQDEPHGLAIKEELEQYYEGEIHHGRLYPNLDTVVDKGLVEKGELDQRTNYYTITARGRRELDARREWEDQYVGEQLS; encoded by the coding sequence ATGTACGATCTTACAGCCTTCCAGCGAGATCTCTTGTACGTGATCGCCGGTCAGGACGAACCACATGGACTCGCGATCAAAGAGGAACTCGAGCAGTACTACGAGGGCGAAATCCATCACGGCCGGCTCTATCCAAACCTCGATACTGTCGTCGACAAAGGTCTCGTCGAGAAGGGAGAACTCGATCAGCGAACAAACTACTACACCATCACCGCTCGTGGCCGGCGTGAACTCGATGCCCGTCGAGAATGGGAAGATCAGTATGTCGGTGAACAACTCTCATAG
- a CDS encoding winged helix-turn-helix domain-containing protein, with protein MTENRSAADIFRLLADDTRVDILRAVAVAQYELEEVGSGAAVLAFSEIYDHVDVENTSKLSYHLGELTGTYLRKSEDGYSLSHAGERIVRFILSGNYEQPEAFGPEPVNGVCVFCGENALEASLSHQFFRIDCTACEQQVTGQPITPAQVNTRDGDALIRSVKLRSTEDARQIRQRMCPECGAHLSADVIHVSESALPDADPFVVTSSCEECLREYNSPLTYSVVYHPASIAFHWNHGVDVTTRGIWEFHEYVYDGLWTSERTATDPDEYEVVLRHGDDAVRFYLDSTATVVRTERVRRESGVF; from the coding sequence ATGACAGAGAACCGTTCGGCGGCGGATATCTTTCGTCTTCTCGCTGACGATACTCGTGTTGATATTCTTCGCGCTGTTGCAGTTGCACAATACGAACTAGAGGAAGTTGGATCAGGTGCCGCTGTACTCGCGTTTTCTGAGATCTATGACCACGTTGACGTGGAGAATACGTCAAAGTTATCGTACCATCTCGGGGAGCTCACTGGGACCTATCTACGGAAAAGCGAGGACGGGTATTCGCTCTCACATGCCGGTGAGCGTATTGTTCGATTCATCCTATCTGGGAATTACGAGCAACCGGAAGCATTTGGTCCTGAACCGGTCAATGGAGTATGTGTCTTCTGTGGAGAGAATGCGCTTGAAGCAAGCCTCTCGCACCAGTTTTTCCGAATCGACTGTACGGCGTGTGAGCAGCAGGTTACGGGTCAGCCGATAACGCCGGCACAGGTTAATACACGGGATGGCGATGCTCTCATTCGGAGTGTCAAGCTACGAAGTACGGAGGATGCGAGACAGATTCGACAAAGAATGTGTCCGGAGTGTGGGGCACATCTCTCGGCTGATGTGATTCACGTGTCTGAGAGCGCGTTACCTGATGCTGATCCGTTTGTCGTGACGAGTTCCTGTGAGGAGTGCCTTCGAGAGTACAACAGTCCGTTGACCTACAGTGTCGTCTATCACCCGGCATCAATCGCGTTTCATTGGAATCATGGGGTAGATGTGACTACACGAGGTATCTGGGAGTTCCACGAATACGTCTACGATGGCCTTTGGACGTCCGAACGGACTGCGACTGATCCCGACGAGTACGAGGTGGTGTTACGTCATGGAGACGATGCAGTTCGGTTCTACTTGGATTCGACTGCGACGGTAGTTCGGACGGAGCGCGTGCGACGTGAGAGCGGTGTGTTTTAG